The following coding sequences lie in one Komagataeibacter sucrofermentans DSM 15973 genomic window:
- the metH gene encoding methionine synthase, translating into MTTRPHLLDALRDQVLLCDGGMGSRVQLLDLEVERDYWGQENCTEILNLSRPELVREIHRGYFEAGADMVETNSFGGSPITLAEFGLADRAREINRTAGHLAREAAETFADGRHRYVVGSIGPGTKLPSLGNIDYDTLEAGLAEQCRGLIEGGVDCFLIETCQDTLQIKAAVNGAKIARAEMGVDTPIFVQVTVETTGTLLVGPDIAAAATVINALDVPLMGLNCATGPQEMAEHVRWLSESWPGLISVQPNAGLPELVNGKTHYPLTPAEMASWVDRFITEDGLNLIGGCCGTSTPHTQALDQMLRKRAEGTGRIRPAPVSRKPVWIPSVASLYSQVPLRQENSYFSIGERCNANGSKKWRQLQEAGDWDGCVALGREQVAEGSNALDICTAFVGRDEMKEMNAVITRFTSSVNAPLVIDSTETPVIEAALKLHGGKPIINSINFEDGEDIANERMLLARKFGASVIALTIDEVGMAKTAEDKLRIATRLVEFACDKHGLPQSDLMIDPLTFTIGTGTEDDRKLGEWTLEGIRLIRERFPDIQIVLGLSNISFGLNPAARAVLNSVFLDHAVRAGMTAAIVHVSKIRPLHLIAAEEVKVAEDLIFDRRAEGYDPLQRMLEIFADRKAADAVKKARAETAPERLKDRIVDGDRKGLEDDLAEAMRDMAPLDIINTVLLDGMKVVGELFGAGKMQLPFVLQSAETMKAAVAWLEPHMERTEGQARGTMVLATVKGDVHDIGKNLVDIILTNNGYRVINLGIKVPVADMITAAREHKADAIGMSGLLVKSTVIMRENLEEMNRQGVDVPVMLGGAALTRNYVEEDCTAAYGENGRVAYARDAFDGLSLMDKVAQGEFDTYLAAIQSRRAGKATRTNRTQDIEAAETRGFGPVDVAAARARREKLTADEPVLTPPFWGPRVLEATPEAVLPFLNERSLYQFQWGFRKQGRSLDDFMVWARKELRPVLRHMLALCAERDILHPKASYGYWKAAGEGNDLVLFGEDGTTEAARFTLPRQPREDGACIADFVRDIDDAQRDVIGLQVVTVGQDASDRAREWFEADRYKDYLYLHGLSVEMAEAMAEYTHKRIRAEMGFAAEDDRDMARLLQQGYRGSRYSFGYPACPRLEEQEPILKLLDAEKIGVSLTDGFQLHPEQSTSALVIFNPHAKYFSI; encoded by the coding sequence ATGACCACTCGCCCTCACCTTCTCGATGCCCTCCGCGATCAGGTCCTGCTGTGTGACGGCGGGATGGGTTCGCGCGTACAGCTTCTGGACCTTGAGGTCGAGCGTGATTACTGGGGGCAGGAAAACTGCACCGAGATCCTGAACCTCTCGCGCCCCGAACTGGTGCGTGAAATCCACCGTGGCTACTTCGAGGCCGGGGCGGACATGGTGGAAACCAACAGCTTTGGCGGCTCGCCCATCACCCTGGCCGAATTTGGCCTGGCCGACCGCGCGCGCGAGATCAACCGCACCGCGGGCCATCTGGCGCGTGAAGCCGCCGAGACCTTTGCCGATGGCCGCCACCGCTATGTGGTCGGCTCCATCGGGCCGGGCACCAAGCTGCCCTCGCTGGGCAATATCGATTACGACACGCTCGAAGCGGGCCTTGCCGAGCAGTGCCGTGGCCTGATCGAAGGCGGCGTGGACTGCTTCCTTATCGAGACCTGCCAGGACACGCTGCAGATCAAGGCCGCCGTCAATGGCGCCAAGATCGCGCGCGCCGAGATGGGCGTGGACACCCCCATCTTCGTGCAGGTTACGGTCGAGACCACGGGCACGCTGCTCGTTGGCCCGGACATCGCCGCCGCCGCCACGGTCATCAACGCGCTCGATGTGCCGCTTATGGGCCTGAACTGCGCCACCGGACCGCAGGAAATGGCCGAGCACGTGCGCTGGCTGAGCGAGAGCTGGCCCGGCCTGATCTCGGTCCAGCCCAATGCCGGCCTGCCCGAACTGGTCAATGGCAAGACGCATTACCCGCTCACCCCTGCCGAGATGGCAAGCTGGGTGGACCGCTTCATTACCGAGGATGGCCTGAACCTGATCGGCGGCTGCTGTGGCACGTCAACGCCGCACACGCAGGCGCTTGACCAGATGCTGCGTAAACGCGCCGAGGGCACGGGCCGCATCCGCCCCGCCCCCGTGTCGCGCAAGCCGGTGTGGATTCCCTCTGTCGCCAGCCTGTATTCGCAGGTGCCGCTGCGGCAGGAGAACAGCTACTTCTCGATTGGCGAGCGCTGCAACGCCAACGGTTCCAAGAAGTGGCGGCAGTTGCAGGAAGCGGGCGACTGGGATGGCTGCGTGGCCCTTGGCCGTGAGCAGGTGGCCGAAGGCTCGAACGCGCTCGACATCTGCACCGCCTTCGTGGGCCGTGATGAAATGAAGGAAATGAACGCGGTCATCACCCGCTTCACTTCTTCGGTCAACGCGCCGCTGGTCATTGATTCCACCGAGACGCCGGTGATCGAGGCAGCACTCAAGCTGCATGGCGGCAAGCCCATCATCAACTCCATCAACTTCGAGGATGGGGAAGACATCGCCAACGAGCGCATGCTGCTCGCACGCAAATTTGGCGCCTCCGTCATCGCCCTGACCATTGATGAAGTGGGCATGGCCAAGACGGCGGAAGACAAGCTGCGCATCGCAACGCGACTGGTCGAATTCGCCTGCGACAAACACGGCCTGCCGCAATCCGACCTGATGATCGACCCGCTGACATTCACCATCGGCACCGGCACGGAAGACGACCGCAAGCTCGGTGAATGGACGCTGGAGGGCATCCGCCTGATCCGCGAGCGCTTCCCCGATATCCAAATCGTGCTGGGGCTGTCGAACATCTCGTTTGGCCTGAACCCGGCGGCGCGCGCGGTGCTCAACTCGGTGTTCCTTGACCACGCGGTGCGCGCGGGCATGACGGCGGCGATCGTGCATGTCTCGAAAATCCGCCCGCTGCACCTCATTGCCGCCGAGGAAGTGAAGGTGGCCGAGGACCTGATCTTCGACCGCCGCGCCGAAGGTTATGATCCGCTGCAGCGCATGCTCGAAATCTTCGCCGACCGCAAGGCCGCCGACGCGGTGAAAAAAGCCCGCGCCGAAACCGCCCCCGAGCGGCTCAAGGACCGCATTGTCGATGGCGACCGCAAGGGGCTGGAAGACGACCTGGCCGAAGCCATGCGCGACATGGCCCCGCTCGACATCATCAACACCGTGCTGCTCGATGGCATGAAGGTGGTGGGCGAACTGTTTGGCGCAGGCAAGATGCAGCTGCCCTTCGTGCTGCAGTCCGCCGAGACGATGAAGGCCGCCGTGGCCTGGCTCGAGCCCCATATGGAGCGCACCGAGGGCCAGGCCCGTGGCACCATGGTGCTGGCCACCGTCAAGGGCGACGTGCATGACATCGGCAAGAACCTTGTCGACATCATCCTGACCAATAACGGCTACCGGGTCATCAACCTCGGCATCAAGGTGCCGGTGGCCGACATGATTACGGCCGCGCGCGAGCACAAGGCCGACGCCATCGGCATGTCGGGCCTGCTGGTCAAGTCCACCGTCATCATGCGTGAAAACCTTGAGGAAATGAACCGCCAGGGCGTGGACGTACCAGTCATGCTCGGTGGGGCCGCGCTGACCCGCAACTACGTGGAAGAGGACTGCACCGCAGCCTATGGCGAGAACGGGCGCGTGGCCTATGCGCGTGATGCGTTCGATGGCCTGTCGCTGATGGACAAGGTGGCGCAGGGCGAGTTCGACACCTATCTTGCCGCCATCCAGTCGCGCCGCGCGGGCAAGGCCACGCGCACCAACCGCACGCAGGACATCGAAGCCGCCGAGACCCGTGGCTTTGGCCCGGTGGATGTCGCCGCCGCCCGCGCCCGGCGCGAGAAGCTGACAGCCGATGAACCCGTGCTGACCCCGCCATTCTGGGGCCCGCGCGTGCTTGAGGCGACACCTGAGGCAGTGCTGCCGTTCCTCAACGAGCGCTCGCTGTACCAGTTCCAGTGGGGCTTCCGTAAGCAGGGCCGCTCGCTTGATGACTTCATGGTCTGGGCACGCAAGGAACTGCGCCCGGTGCTGCGCCACATGCTCGCCCTGTGCGCCGAGCGCGACATCCTGCACCCCAAGGCCAGCTACGGCTACTGGAAGGCGGCGGGCGAAGGCAACGATCTGGTACTGTTTGGCGAGGACGGCACCACCGAGGCCGCCCGCTTCACCCTGCCCCGCCAGCCGCGTGAAGACGGGGCCTGCATTGCCGACTTCGTGCGCGATATCGACGATGCACAGCGCGACGTGATCGGCCTGCAGGTGGTGACCGTGGGGCAGGATGCCTCCGACCGCGCGCGGGAATGGTTCGAGGCCGATCGCTACAAGGATTACCTCTACCTGCATGGCCTGTCGGTCGAGATGGCGGAAGCCATGGCGGAATACACCCACAAGCGCATCCGCGCCGAAATGGGCTTCGCTGCCGAGGATGACCGCGACATGGCCAGGCTGCTCCAGCAGGGCTATCGCGGCTCGCGCTATTCGTTCGGTTACCCCGCCTGCCCCCGGCTGGAGGAACAAGAGCCGATCCTCAAGCTGCTCGATGCGGAAAAGATCGGCGTCTCGCTCACCGATGGCTTCCAGCTCCACCCCGAGCAGTCCACCTCGGCGCTGGTCATTTTCAACCCGCACGCGAAGTATTTCTCGATCTGA
- a CDS encoding phosphoribosyl-ATP pyrophosphatase yields MFRPRHTPSNPAEAPGADHALGRLLARLNRAAPRAGQGNRATRDAGRAFTCAAEQCVMDLMTEDHAGLVEHSADVLTHLLQAWAASGIDPEDVWTEIDRRTRMGNLLLALNTAERTSAPTRARKRPWKIRTTKLP; encoded by the coding sequence ATGTTTCGTCCCCGCCACACGCCATCCAACCCCGCTGAAGCCCCGGGCGCCGACCATGCGCTCGGTCGCCTGCTGGCGCGGCTGAACAGGGCCGCACCACGGGCAGGCCAGGGCAACCGCGCCACGCGCGATGCCGGGCGCGCCTTTACCTGTGCCGCCGAGCAATGCGTGATGGACCTCATGACCGAAGACCACGCAGGCCTGGTGGAACACAGCGCCGATGTGCTGACCCACCTGCTGCAGGCCTGGGCAGCATCTGGCATCGACCCCGAGGATGTCTGGACCGAGATCGACCGCCGCACCCGCATGGGCAACCTGCTGCTCGCCCTCAACACGGCCGAGCGCACATCCGCCCCCACCCGCGCGCGCAAGCGGCCATGGAAGATCCGCACCACCAAGCTGCCCTGA
- a CDS encoding CvpA family protein, whose product MNWIDITAIAIAALSGVVGLVRGFSREVLGLAAWVMATILAVAWYGTLMPYATQWISNHTMAALASFAVLFLALLVIFTTTAHLSGRAVQGSILSGLDRVLGLLFGLVRGYVCLVLIYAGITALVPANEWPEVMRTSQIMPLIGNSVTYLHAHAPDNFPAHLAQPAGTRHDAPI is encoded by the coding sequence ATGAACTGGATTGACATCACGGCCATCGCCATAGCCGCGCTGTCGGGGGTGGTGGGCCTTGTACGCGGCTTCTCGCGCGAGGTGCTTGGCCTTGCCGCCTGGGTCATGGCCACCATCCTGGCTGTAGCATGGTACGGCACGCTGATGCCCTACGCCACGCAATGGATCAGCAACCACACGATGGCCGCGCTGGCCTCGTTTGCAGTGCTGTTTCTGGCGCTTCTTGTCATTTTCACCACCACTGCCCATCTATCGGGTCGGGCAGTGCAGGGTTCCATCCTGTCAGGGCTGGACCGCGTGCTTGGCCTGCTGTTTGGCCTGGTGCGGGGTTATGTGTGCCTTGTGCTGATCTATGCGGGCATTACCGCCCTCGTGCCCGCCAATGAATGGCCCGAGGTCATGCGCACCAGCCAGATCATGCCCCTTATCGGCAACAGCGTGACATATCTTCACGCCCACGCGCCCGATAACTTCCCCGCGCATCTTGCGCAACCCGCCGGGACGCGGCATGACGCGCCCATCTGA
- the purF gene encoding amidophosphoribosyltransferase, whose protein sequence is MSPTRFHATSGNPPTQHERDDIAAQWRHDDDKPHEECGVFGVWNTKDASALTALGLHALQHRGQEASGIVSYDGERFHTHKGLGLVGDVFGDARVMATLPGSCAVGHNRYATTGATLIRNVQPLFADFEFGGLAVAHNGNLTNAETLRKALVRRGCIFQSTTDSEVFIHLIAISLYANVVDRLIDALKQVLGAYSLIVLSRDELIGVRDPLGVRPLILGRIREEDGTEGAWVLASETCALDIVGAEFVRDVEPGEIVIINDEGIRSVRPFNNTQSRFCVFEYIYFARPDSVMDGRAVYDTRKQIGVELARESAVEADVIVPVPDSGVPSAMGFATESGIPFELGIIRNHYVGRTFIEPTDQIRNLGVKMKHSTNRPVLDGKRVVLVDDSIVRGTTSRKIVDMVRAAGAKEVHMRISSPPTTHSCFYGIDTPERSQLLAAQHNVEEMARLIGVDSLAFISFDGLYRALGYKDRKSAANRYCDACFTGDYPIELVDYEAEHHPEPA, encoded by the coding sequence ATGTCCCCGACCCGCTTTCACGCCACATCCGGTAACCCGCCCACCCAGCACGAGCGCGACGACATCGCCGCCCAGTGGCGCCATGATGATGACAAGCCGCATGAGGAATGTGGCGTCTTTGGCGTATGGAACACCAAGGATGCCTCCGCCCTGACCGCCCTTGGCCTGCATGCGCTCCAGCATCGCGGGCAGGAGGCCAGCGGCATCGTGTCCTATGATGGCGAGCGCTTCCACACCCACAAGGGGCTGGGGCTGGTGGGCGACGTATTTGGCGATGCCCGCGTCATGGCCACCCTGCCGGGAAGCTGCGCGGTAGGCCACAACCGCTACGCCACCACGGGCGCCACGCTGATCCGCAACGTGCAGCCGCTGTTTGCCGATTTCGAGTTCGGCGGCCTCGCGGTGGCCCATAACGGCAACCTGACCAATGCCGAGACCCTGCGCAAGGCGCTGGTGCGCCGGGGCTGCATCTTCCAGTCCACCACCGATAGCGAGGTGTTCATCCACCTCATCGCCATCTCGCTTTATGCAAACGTGGTCGACCGGCTGATCGATGCGCTCAAGCAGGTGCTTGGCGCGTATTCCCTGATCGTGCTGTCGCGTGATGAACTGATCGGCGTGCGCGACCCGCTGGGCGTGCGCCCGCTGATCCTGGGCCGCATCCGCGAGGAAGACGGCACGGAAGGCGCATGGGTGCTGGCCAGCGAGACCTGCGCGCTCGACATCGTGGGGGCCGAGTTCGTGCGCGACGTGGAGCCGGGCGAGATCGTCATCATCAATGACGAGGGCATCCGCTCGGTGCGCCCGTTCAACAACACGCAGTCGCGCTTCTGCGTGTTTGAATACATCTATTTCGCCCGCCCCGATTCGGTCATGGATGGCCGCGCGGTCTATGACACGCGCAAGCAGATCGGCGTGGAACTGGCGCGCGAAAGCGCTGTCGAGGCCGACGTGATCGTGCCGGTGCCCGATTCGGGCGTGCCCTCGGCCATGGGCTTCGCCACCGAGAGCGGCATTCCCTTCGAGCTGGGCATCATCCGCAACCATTACGTGGGCCGCACCTTCATCGAGCCGACCGACCAGATCCGCAACCTCGGCGTCAAGATGAAGCATTCCACCAACCGCCCGGTGCTCGATGGCAAGCGCGTGGTGCTGGTCGATGACTCCATCGTGCGCGGCACCACCTCGCGCAAGATCGTGGACATGGTGCGCGCCGCGGGTGCCAAGGAAGTGCATATGCGCATCTCCTCGCCGCCCACCACGCATTCGTGCTTCTACGGCATCGACACGCCCGAGCGCAGCCAGCTGCTCGCAGCCCAGCACAATGTTGAGGAAATGGCCAGGCTGATCGGCGTGGACAGCCTTGCCTTCATCTCGTTTGACGGGCTGTACCGCGCGCTGGGCTACAAGGACCGCAAGAGTGCGGCCAACCGCTACTGCGATGCCTGCTTTACCGGCGACTACCCGATCGAACTGGTGGATTACGAGGCCGAACACCACCCCGAACCCGCATGA
- a CDS encoding SDR family NAD(P)-dependent oxidoreductase, giving the protein MTGPAAMTDAPVALVTGASRGIGQAVAMALARAGMRCILTARTQGGLEQADDQIRQHTGHSATLLPLDLTDGEKLDTLGPSIAAGFGRLDCVVHCAGTLGVLSPLAHLQPKDWERALHIGPLTTWRLIRTLGPLLERAPAGRAVFLTDRHARQPAPFWGLVAATRAAQEAIVNTWVRELPAASPLRINLFEPGPVATRLRKLAMPALDMACLPTPHDIAPHIVRLCQPGPQPQGQYVTANLHEPVA; this is encoded by the coding sequence ATGACCGGCCCCGCTGCCATGACCGATGCTCCGGTGGCGCTGGTTACCGGGGCCAGCCGGGGCATCGGGCAGGCGGTGGCCATGGCACTGGCGCGCGCAGGCATGCGCTGCATCCTGACCGCGCGCACGCAGGGCGGGCTGGAACAGGCGGATGACCAGATCCGCCAGCACACCGGCCATAGCGCCACCCTGCTGCCGCTTGACCTGACCGATGGCGAAAAGCTCGACACGCTCGGCCCCTCCATCGCGGCCGGCTTCGGGCGGCTGGACTGCGTGGTGCACTGCGCGGGCACGCTGGGCGTGCTCTCGCCGCTGGCGCACCTGCAACCAAAGGACTGGGAGCGCGCGCTGCACATCGGCCCGCTCACCACATGGCGGCTGATCCGCACGCTTGGCCCCCTGCTTGAGCGCGCGCCAGCCGGCCGCGCCGTGTTCCTTACCGACCGGCATGCCCGCCAGCCCGCGCCCTTCTGGGGGCTGGTGGCGGCAACACGCGCGGCGCAGGAGGCCATTGTGAACACATGGGTGCGCGAACTGCCCGCAGCCAGCCCGCTGCGCATCAACCTGTTTGAACCCGGCCCCGTCGCCACCCGCCTGCGCAAGCTGGCCATGCCCGCGCTCGATATGGCCTGCCTGCCCACGCCCCACGACATTGCGCCCCATATCGTAAGGCTCTGCCAGCCCGGCCCCCAGCCGCAGGGCCAGTATGTAACAGCCAACCTGCACGAGCCCGTGGCATGA
- the ybaK gene encoding Cys-tRNA(Pro) deacylase, producing the protein MSSKATPGAAALQKAGIAFEVVEYEYDPTAGQTGNHAAAAIGENPEHVFKTLMVLVDGRPACVVVPVAASLSMKKVAAAFGGKSAEMMPPANAERSTGFRVGGISPFGQRRRVRTALAREAMAQPYVVINGGKRGYLVRLSAADAIAATGAVTADLLA; encoded by the coding sequence ATGAGCAGCAAGGCAACACCGGGCGCTGCCGCCCTGCAGAAAGCAGGCATCGCCTTCGAGGTGGTGGAATATGAATACGACCCCACCGCAGGCCAGACCGGCAACCACGCCGCCGCCGCCATAGGCGAGAATCCCGAGCACGTGTTCAAGACGCTGATGGTGCTCGTTGATGGCAGACCCGCCTGCGTGGTGGTGCCGGTAGCGGCCAGCCTGAGCATGAAAAAGGTGGCGGCGGCCTTTGGCGGCAAATCGGCTGAAATGATGCCACCCGCCAACGCCGAGCGCAGCACGGGCTTCCGCGTGGGGGGCATCAGCCCGTTTGGCCAGCGCAGGCGCGTGCGCACGGCCCTTGCACGCGAGGCAATGGCACAGCCCTATGTTGTCATCAATGGTGGCAAGCGCGGCTATCTGGTGCGCCTTTCGGCAGCCGATGCCATTGCCGCGACAGGTGCCGTGACGGCTGACCTGCTGGCGTAA
- a CDS encoding MFS transporter produces MPPQPKPVLTEGEGLHGAARVRAVTAIALAVLLALLDYAIANVALPTIAADIHVSPASSVWIVNAYQLASVVSLLPMAALGTRIGFARLCQIGLALLTVASLFCALSHSLLMLSLARAVQGVGGACIMSVSIALIRFIYPHAIIGRGIALNGLMVALGVGGGPTVASIILSFATWPWLFLINIPLGLTALVLALVSLPRTPVSPGSFDGVSAVLNVVAFGALIMAGDSVAHHAGAAQVVALLVAGVAAGVLLVRRQHGQTHPMFPIDMLRIPAFRIGTLVGFVAFVASNLFMISFPFTLQSMFHYPPATVGLLMTPWPVGIMAVSPLISRLSDRVPAAILSSVGLFMTSMGFLALYLLPPDPGWFNIAWRIMLAGMGFGIFQPPNNRVMMVTAPPGRSGGASGMVQIARQCGQATGAMCVAMAFGLIAHDAERDCLGFGSVVAMIGVLCSASRLIWRPATR; encoded by the coding sequence ATGCCCCCCCAACCAAAACCTGTCCTGACCGAAGGCGAAGGCCTGCATGGCGCGGCCCGCGTGCGTGCCGTGACCGCCATCGCCCTTGCGGTGCTGCTGGCCCTGCTGGATTACGCCATTGCCAACGTGGCGCTGCCCACGATTGCGGCGGATATTCATGTCTCGCCCGCCTCGTCGGTCTGGATCGTCAACGCCTATCAGCTGGCCAGCGTGGTCTCGCTGCTGCCCATGGCGGCCCTTGGCACGCGCATCGGCTTTGCACGGCTGTGCCAGATCGGGCTGGCGCTGCTGACCGTGGCCTCGCTGTTCTGCGCATTATCGCATTCGCTGCTCATGCTCTCGCTCGCGCGCGCGGTGCAGGGCGTGGGGGGCGCGTGCATCATGAGTGTCAGCATCGCGCTGATCCGCTTCATCTACCCGCATGCCATCATCGGGCGCGGCATTGCGCTCAACGGGCTGATGGTGGCCCTTGGCGTGGGCGGCGGGCCGACCGTGGCATCGATCATCCTGTCATTTGCCACATGGCCTTGGCTGTTTCTCATCAACATTCCGCTCGGGCTGACGGCCCTCGTGCTGGCGCTGGTGTCGCTGCCGCGCACGCCGGTCAGTCCCGGCTCGTTTGATGGCGTGAGCGCGGTGCTGAACGTGGTGGCGTTTGGCGCGCTGATCATGGCCGGTGATTCCGTGGCCCATCACGCAGGCGCGGCCCAGGTGGTGGCCCTGCTGGTGGCAGGCGTTGCGGCGGGCGTGCTGCTGGTGCGCCGCCAGCACGGGCAGACGCACCCCATGTTCCCCATCGACATGCTGCGCATTCCCGCCTTTCGCATCGGCACGCTGGTGGGGTTCGTGGCCTTTGTCGCCTCCAACCTGTTCATGATCTCGTTTCCGTTCACGTTGCAGTCGATGTTCCATTATCCGCCCGCAACCGTGGGCCTGCTCATGACACCGTGGCCGGTGGGCATCATGGCGGTCTCGCCGCTCATCAGCCGCCTGAGTGACCGGGTGCCCGCGGCCATCCTGTCCTCGGTGGGGCTGTTCATGACATCGATGGGGTTTCTCGCCCTTTACCTGCTGCCGCCTGATCCGGGTTGGTTCAACATTGCCTGGCGCATCATGCTGGCGGGCATGGGGTTTGGCATTTTCCAGCCCCCCAATAACCGGGTAATGATGGTGACTGCCCCGCCGGGGCGCTCGGGCGGGGCCTCGGGCATGGTGCAGATCGCGCGCCAATGCGGGCAGGCCACCGGGGCGATGTGCGTGGCCATGGCCTTTGGCCTGATTGCACATGACGCGGAACGGGACTGCCTGGGCTTTGGCTCGGTCGTGGCCATGATTGGCGTGCTGTGCAGCGCCAGCCGCCTGATCTGGCGGCCCGCGACGCGCTGA
- the purD gene encoding phosphoribosylamine--glycine ligase codes for MRVLLVGSGGREHAMAAAIARSPRLEALFIAPGNPGTAVLGTNCAVKADDVAGLIALARQERIDLVVPGPEAPLVAGIADACKAAGIACAGPTQAAAALEGSKTFTKEVCDAANIPTARWERFDAAAPALDYVRRHGAPVVVKADGLAAGKGVVVAQSVAEAEQAITDMMTDGTLGQAGHSVVIEDCLVGDEVSLFAFCAGETAVLIGAAQDHKRIGDGDTGPNTGGMGAVSPPTGFGRAEQEAALDVLVRPMLREMARRGTPFTGIIFAGLMLTSDGPQLIEYNVRFGDPEAEALLIRLESDLLSALAAVAKGDLAGTDIRFSGQSSISVIMAAKGYPGRPVTGGVIRNLAVAEALPGVHVFQAGTKRDDAGEIVAAGGRVLAVCATGDTLAQARNRAYEAVGLIDWPDGIYRHDIGERALAAQEKIGQ; via the coding sequence ATGCGGGTGCTGCTGGTTGGATCAGGCGGACGGGAACATGCCATGGCCGCTGCCATTGCGCGCTCGCCGCGACTTGAGGCCCTGTTCATCGCACCGGGCAACCCCGGCACAGCAGTGCTGGGCACGAACTGCGCCGTGAAGGCCGATGACGTGGCGGGCCTGATCGCCCTGGCGCGGCAAGAGCGCATCGACCTTGTCGTGCCCGGCCCCGAAGCGCCACTGGTGGCGGGCATTGCCGATGCTTGCAAGGCGGCGGGCATTGCGTGTGCAGGCCCCACGCAGGCCGCAGCCGCCCTTGAAGGCAGCAAGACCTTCACCAAGGAAGTATGTGACGCGGCAAACATTCCCACCGCCCGGTGGGAACGCTTCGATGCCGCCGCCCCCGCGCTGGATTACGTGCGCCGCCACGGCGCGCCTGTCGTGGTCAAGGCGGACGGCCTGGCAGCGGGCAAGGGCGTGGTCGTGGCCCAGAGCGTTGCGGAGGCCGAACAGGCCATTACCGACATGATGACCGATGGCACGCTGGGCCAGGCAGGCCACAGCGTGGTGATCGAGGACTGCCTTGTGGGTGATGAGGTCTCGCTGTTCGCCTTCTGCGCGGGCGAGACGGCGGTGCTGATTGGCGCGGCACAGGACCACAAGCGCATTGGCGATGGTGATACCGGCCCCAATACCGGCGGCATGGGCGCGGTCTCGCCGCCCACCGGCTTTGGCCGCGCGGAGCAGGAAGCCGCCCTTGACGTGCTGGTGCGCCCCATGCTGCGCGAGATGGCGCGGCGTGGCACGCCGTTTACCGGCATCATCTTTGCAGGCCTGATGCTCACGAGTGATGGCCCGCAACTGATTGAATACAATGTCCGCTTTGGCGACCCGGAAGCCGAAGCCCTGCTGATCCGGCTGGAAAGCGACCTGCTGAGCGCGCTTGCCGCCGTGGCGAAGGGTGATCTTGCGGGCACGGATATCCGTTTTTCCGGCCAGTCCTCCATCAGCGTCATCATGGCGGCGAAGGGCTACCCCGGCAGGCCGGTGACGGGCGGCGTGATCCGTAACCTGGCCGTGGCGGAAGCGCTGCCGGGCGTGCATGTGTTTCAGGCGGGTACAAAGCGCGATGACGCGGGCGAGATCGTGGCTGCCGGCGGCCGCGTGCTGGCCGTGTGCGCCACGGGCGACACGCTGGCGCAGGCCCGTAATCGTGCCTATGAGGCTGTGGGGCTGATCGACTGGCCTGATGGCATCTACCGCCATGATATTGGTGAGCGTGCCCTCGCGGCGCAGGAAAAAATCGGTCAGTAA